The segment ATTTTGGCTACAAGTGCCACGACGGTCAAACTAAATGATGGGGAGCAAGTACTAAACATTAAATCAAAAAAGCAGGCCAAAGATCAAAACTATGTATCCTCTGATATACCCTTTAGATATGCAGAATACTGACGGTGGTTGTATCTAGGGCCCCTTCAACATGAAAGTGGAAGTTCAGAATTTTCGTACCTTGGTTGTTGGTTGATCTTCTCGAGATTTTTAAATGATGGCAAAGGAGGTCGCCGATTACCTTGAGATCTGGTAGAGGACTCTACGATTGTATTAGAAATTTGGGGTTTATCACTGAGTATGCCTGGATGACCGTTCTCCCTGAATTGTTTTGTTCTGTACCAATCTGCAATGCTAGTGTTCTGTGACCTACCTGGAACCCACAGAGGATCATTTCTCTTGAATCGGGATAGCAGTATAGGGTCCACTGAATATAATTTATTGTAATCTTCCTCTGCACTGCGAACTGTTTGATACATTCCTGCATTTGAGTTCGCTAAATAGAAGGAGTTGTAATCCCTGAGAATATCGTTTATGATGGTAACAGGGAGGTTGATTTCGGTTCCCAAATCGTTAATGAACCTATTCAGTTTAGCAAAGTTCTGGtttgatttttcaaacttgTAGTATGTGAGCCAGAACGCGGTTGAAGATCGAAATAATCGATTCTTGCCATAAAAGTTGAAATATTTTCTCGTCTGCATCGAATTCTTCAAGGTTAACCACGTTGTCTTTATCAATTCCACGACAACGGTCGGTAAATTAACGTCATTAATCATGTCCTGTAAAGGTTTACCCTTATCCACAGTTCCATTTAAATAAGAACTGACTGCTGACTCCAATTCTTTTGCATACAAAATTTGTTGACCATGAATTTCCTTCTCATCTTGGTTTATACTTGAGGCGAAACGagatcttttcaataaAACCAAGTACTCtgaaatcaagaaagttTCACTGGGAAACAGTTTGATACATGCTGCAGTTGTTTGAGTGAAACTTAAAAGTATTAGTTCCTTGTCTTTCCTGTAGTTTTTCTTTAGAAAGTCTAGAAAGCGATATCGAAATTGCTTGGAGGACCGCGGCAGCCTGCTTATACCTCGCTGATACGAGTCAATAAGGGTAAGCAGGTCAGAATTCTTTGCCAATTCGAGCCAATTGTGGTATTTTATCCAAAAGTGCTCGTAGTAGAGACATGGTACAAGACATCTCTGGAAAACGGACTCGATAAATTTTGTTGGGAAAACTTTAGTGGCCTCGTTCTCTTCGACATACGTCAAGTAACGATCCCAGTTGGCTAGCTCTTCGTCGGAGACCGGTGTAACATTAAAAAAACCCTGCTTAATCTTGGATTCAAAAGGCCAAACAGCAGTTACCAGGCCATGAGTTTTGCGGATTTCGACGTCCAAATTGTTATGAGGAGTAAACTCAACATGATCTGCTAAAAATTTTCTGTACGCTGTACCGTACCTGGCATATTGATGCAGGGGAATGCATAGCAGCTCCGCATAAATTGAATTCAAACTATTCCATTCCTGATGCTTAGTCTCAAACTCAATGTACCTGTCCCAAAAAGGGTGCGACAGAAAGTGATATCCTATCTTATCTTTTGCCATTAAAAAGTTCTCTCGTATGAGCTCTACTTTATCCGCACTGTTAACGCATAGAACATTCAGATAATCACACCAAAGCTCAAGAGAGTTAGGAAAGCTTTCTAGAGCTTCCTTTAGAGTTGCTATTGATTTTTCGAGACCATAGAGCTGGTACTGGACAGCGGTAAACCTTTTCCAGTAACCAAAGAGAAGCGGATAtttctgcagcagctgaCGGTATATGCTCTCCATCGCCCTCTTAATAGCATCATTAGGATTCTTATATTTTAGGATCGTTTTCTCGATACAACCTACTAGAGCGTTCAGCGATTGTACGCTGTTCCATCTTATATTCTTGTAGGCATCTACCAATTCTGCattttctttcaaaaacgACGGATCCAGACCCTCAAGAGCATCAAAGGAGTCCGGCGATGTATCCAGCTCATTGGCATCCGATTCTCTCACTGTCATCTGTTGCCATCGAGCTCTTCTAGGCTTGTAAGTGATGATTTTTCTAAGGCATCTTGAAATGGCCGAACTTAAAGGTAACACAAAGTAGATGCTAACGACCAAGGCGCGACCTCCAGCATCATAGGACCTCAGCATTGCCCGGCACTTGTCATAAATGAGCAGCAGCCATGTCTATAAGACCCAgcaagtttgaagagcaaCCGGAAACGTCATTCGAGGACATGGATACGACATTTGCGAAAGACCTTGCAAGAAACATTCAACCAAAAAGCCGAAGCTCTCCTGTGTCCCGACAAGCTCCTGCAGCAATTCCCACTCCCTCGGTATCCACAACGAGCTCTGAAGGGACTACATTTTCACGCTCTGGAGAGAGATACCTTGGTGATAACAGGAcggaagaggaggaagaggacgatgacgttgatgaagagttcCTGAATGATTTTCAAGAGTTTCAGAACAGAAAAGATGACTTTGACGATGCTTTAAGGACATTCTTGACGCTGCGGGGCAGATCGTCATCGTCTGCAGGTGCCAGGCAGAAGGATTATGGCTCAGATACAAACGACCTGACCGCTATGTtcagcaagagattgagcaTTGGAAGACCGACGGCTCTTAGACAGCCAAGATCTATGATGGAACTGAAATCGAGGCCGGCGAGCTCCGGCATATCGCCACAGATGCCGAACAGTTTGTCTGCTGGAGATCTCAGGGTACAATCCAATAACACCGTGAGATTCAAGAAGTCAATGCCCTCGTTATCCAACTACAATCACACGAtagatgaggaggaggaagaggaagaagaagaggacgaggaggatCAGGAAAGGACGCTAAGGCGCAATGGAAAGAAATCGCTTTCAAACTGGCGGAGACATCAAAAGCCGTACTTGAACGAATTCATGGAAGgagacgaggaagaagaagacgcTGACAAGGACTTTATATTTGATGAGAATTTGATACAACCCCAGTTTCTGAATAAGACGTCCGAGGCGTCACCTTTGAAGCTATCGCCGTCACAGTACGAGATAGTCAGGGATGATGCGTTGTTGACACCGCGTTTGCACAAGAGACATCGAGACTGGAATGCCCTAGAACAACTAGATTCGTTCAAAGAGTCTGCACCTATTGTATCTCGCCGTCGCCCCGCAAAGAGCACATCAGCAAGATCTCgaatcaaaatcatcaagcaGGAGATTGATCACAATACACCAATTAAGAATGGTCGAATGTACTACAATCCAAAGACCATGAAATGGGAGGGAAATGAACAGGTCCTCGATAAATTTAGCAAGTTAGACTCCATCGACAAGAAACCGCTGCTGATAAAAACAAAATCGCAAACAACTAACACAACTCGGCAGGAATCCTTTGGCAAATTGTCAACTGCAAAGCCCAAGGCATCAAAAAGAATTAGGAACCCACGAATAGTAGGAAAGATGATGttcgatgacgaaaacCTGCGATGGATCAATATCAATGGCAACGATGACGAGCAGGACCTTTTTGCTGGCATAAAGGATGTCAAGCCGGCCTTTTCCGGCTCACCTGTCTCAAGTTTGAAGGGCACATCCCACGTTTCACCATTCCTGAGATCGCACTCTCAACTACTGCCGTCAACCGGAGACGAATATATCAGCGACAGGTTAAACTCTACAAGATATCACTCTCTGGGAGCTACTAATCGAGATTCTAGCTCTGACCCGGTATTCCAAATGAGCTCGAAGCTTCTGGAGAAGTTCTGCCATGAGGAGAATCGTTGGAATCGGAAAGTAGGCGCCTGGTTTCTACTGGGTAACAAGGAAGTGAAGTCTGGAGAAGTAACCAAGGAACAGAATTCAAACAGTTACATGTTCGAGATAAGAAATATGGTGATAAATTCAACTAGAGCGTGAGCCAGAGCTTCATCGGTGACACCGTGTTTTTTCTTCATATAGTAGTCTTTTATCATGTTCTAGACTGGTAAAATAATAGTCGTGTAGTAAGAATGTTTCAAGTACAAACAATAGAGGGTGCGGCACTACCGAGCGGATCCCGTCAGAAAGAGACCCATCAAAACTTCATCTGACTACATAAGGATGCCAGGAATACTACTTGATCCTTGCTTGGTCCTCAAGTGATGGAAGACCGCCAGGAAAATGAAGGACGATTTGGAGTACTCGATCAACGCTCAAACTTTTGATAATGTCGATCCAACTCTATTTCGAAACTTCAAGATTGGTGCATTGTTCAATTATGTAGTACTGGTATGGGGTTTGACGCTACTTAAAATTGCGCTGTTTGTGTCAGATATCTATACATGCATAAAATTGCTGGCATTCAATTCATGGTCGAATAACATCATACAGCCTTATATTCCATTCCGTATTAGCAAATGGCTGTTTAGTGGCTGTATTCTAGCTTCGATAGCGCTACTGGTATGGGAAACCGTTTGTGGTATAAGAGTTTATCGCACCAGAAATATTGCTCTGACATACGTGAAcaacttttcaagaacagcttATTCAATCAAGGACTATAACACCTTTTGCGTGCTAGATAAGATAAACCCCTCTGGGGCTTATCAAAAGATATCATTTTACACATTCTTTGAACTGAAGGACTGCATTCGTCTGTTGCTGGCTGATACCCCAAGACAAGTCATTAACGGACTAACGCTGTGGTCAGTACTTGTGACTGTGAAACCTAACGCACGTCTCGGGGATTTAGAGTCCTTTGACGGGTTGATAAGTAAGATTAGGACCATTGCTCAGACAAATCATGAAGAGGCAGTCATACTGTCTTTCATGTTATTTTCATTTGTGATTTGGgcattcttcatctccaaGTTAGTTCTGGCGCTTATATTTGCGGTTTTTGTCTACTATAGGTTGCTCAATGAGCAGAAATACGCTGGACTGAGATCGTTTGTATGTGCTACGATAAGCCGCAACGTCGATGCCCTAGTTGAagagaggaaaaagaagtATAATGACCTGTACAACACTTCGGTTGTATCTTTAGGTACCTTCGACGAATTTAAAGGTCAATCAACAAACGGTTCAAGTGCTGAACTTCTGAAACAACAGACCAACTTTAGTCGAACAAGTTCACAAAATGACGATCTGGAGGCAcaaaaggaaaagatggGATGTGACTTCAACGAGACGACGATGTCACTAGCTGCCACTTCAATGGTTGATCATACTGATGAGCCAACGATCATGGATTCAACGGCGCATATTCTTTCAACCGTCAGTCTAGTAAGGGAAACGTCACCTCAGTCGATTACGAAAGATCATAGTTTCGAGAGAAACAGAATTTGCACACCTGTTCAGGCACGGACTCGGTTACCGTACCCTCAAAGAAGTGACAGCTTATGGGAAAGGCGGGAAAAAATAGCTAATGAGGATTACGGGCACTATATTCATGGGAATAGGTAGTTTTATTTAGGGATTAGGCATAATTTCAACTAGCAGCATAGATGGATTCTAAATATTGGCCATATACTCAAATGTTTTATCCTATTCACCAACAACTGGTGGCCTCTGGTGGCTCAGCGGTTGAGATGGTTATCCGGATCACGAAGGACGATCAGTAAAGTTCCATAGCGTAATGGCTAACGCGTCCCCCTCCTATACGGCGCCTTCTAGGCGATCAAGAAAGGGGAAGATTGCGGGTTCGAGTCCCGTTGGAACTGTAAATTTTTTTCGACCATTGGAAGACATTTATATTGAAAGAACTCAAGACATTTTGTAGTGATTACAGCTGACGCTGCCCCCGACAAGGACTTTCATTGCTTGCATGCGAAGATATGAGAGGCCGTAAGATTCGAAAATTTATATATACAATTTAAAAATAATCAACAAGAACTGCATGAACTcatttctccttctttgattcttctgctttctttgctttctctgcttcctccCTAGCCTTAACCTCTTTTCTGAGACGAACCATCTCTTTCAACTCCTCGCCTGGCTCGTAGAGACCAAACCTCCTGAACCTTCTGATCTCATTGTTCATCTGACCAATGTCGCCCTGGCATGATTCAAGATTTTTCTTGAGGTCGTTCTCCAATTGAAGGTAGTACTCTTCGCTAAGAACGAACTTACCTTCCTCCTTTATGGTCTTGAATGTATATCCGCTGAATCGCTGGTCAAGTGGTGTTTGGAAACCCTCGCCGTCACCCAGACGGAGTCCTGGCGCTGCCGCGACTCTGATCATACCTGCTTTGAAGGCCTTGCCTGGATCTCCATATTTTTTGATAATGTACTCGTAGAAGTTTGATTGATACTCATCATAGGTTCCTCTTTTGGCGCCAACCCAGCCCAGAGAGCGTAgcaagttcttgatcttgggACCGGTCAATTGAAGATTCCTGATCTTGTAAAGGACAGCTGGGTTGAAGCTAATTGGATTGACCATCCCCGTGGTGAAGAACATGGTAATGAAGgcaatcttcaagatgtgAATCACGAAGAACCCCCATTGAGCAATGACACCGGAGAAATTCACTTGGATCTCCTCCCTGAGCTTGTCAGCGATGCTGTGCTTTCCGAAGTGCTCGAAGATAGGGATTGCGATACGTGACAACTGGTTAGTCAAACATATACCGGGCGTTGGAGAGATAACATCTGGCAAGTCCGTGTACAGCCAGATCAGCATAAAAATCACATATGTAACGATGTTCTTTGTGGACTTCTTCCACTCGGGCAGAATCAACTGACCTGGCCACAATTGGTCGATCAGTTTCTTGTCAGGATCCAATCTTTGCTTGTATTCCTGCAAATCTGCGTCGTAATCAAAGATCAAGCAGCCACCTTCTGTCAAGTAGCCAGGATGCAGAGACTTGTAGTACCCAATGGGTTGCTTCTCATGGAAGATTGTTGGTCTGAGCACGATGAAATCGGACACGCCATCGCCTCCCTGGCGGAAACTCTTGGCAATCTTAGTGTTAATGGTGTCATTGGTATCTATTTGAAACGCAAAGTCTCTTTCAACATCGTTGTTGAGTCTGACGTATATCTCCATCACGGCAGATCACTCTTTCCCTCTTACTTTGGTCGATTTGCCCCTGCTCTAGAGTGGCTTTcattgttgaagaaattggttTTACGTCTTGCAAGGAGGGCATGCCAAAAGACAAGACTCAGGATAGCAAATCCGCTGGATTTCGCAGCTATAGTGACGGATAGCGACGGTATGATGGTCGGATAGACGAATTCCAGGAGGCAGAGTTCGGCCAAAGCATGTAGCGTTTCTGATCCCGCTTGAAGAAACGGAGGGGCAAGACGCAGAGAAGGAGCTCCAGTACCCAGCGATAGGAATTGGACCCGCGAAACAAGCTGATAATCGTCCTCAATCGAAGCTGGCCCGGTTCATTGGAAGTAAGAATAGCACACGTGATTGTACTGTAGGGCTCTTCTTACGTATATCCAGcagtcttcaagaatatctACTGTTGACAAGGAATAACTGGCCGAACGATGCTTGTGCAGGAGTCTGAGCTGTATCTGTACCACTTGACATTGAAGCGACAGTCCAATTATGTTCATTCATGCATCGGTCACTTTGTAGAGGAGAAAAGTTCAGACAAGACTAAGCGGCCAAAGGATTTGCAGCTTTGCATCGCGACAGAGACTCACATTGAGCTCTATGACGTAGCTGACGGCgctcttttgaaattggCTGAGGTTCCCATTTTTGCTACAATAACAGCTATGGAGTCTTTTCGTGTGGAAAACGTCAGGGAATCGTTTCTGGCAATGGTGTCCGATTCCGGGAATCTGACTATAGCTAAATTCAATAGACGATCAAATGTCGATATTTCTTTGGAAACGTTGATCAACCATCCAATGACAAGATCACAGATACGAAGAACGTCGCCAGCTTCGTTTTTAAAGGTCGATACTTTCGGAAGATGCATTTTAGTGTCAGCTGTGGAAAAAAACAAGCTTTGTTTTGTGGTCAACGAGGGCGGCGATGGATCTGTGATGATACAGTCGCCGCTGGAGGTGATTAGACCCGAGGTTCTGACTCTGGATTTGGTATCATGCGATGTGCAATATGACAACCCGTGTTTCGCCTCAATCGAGATAGATACTTTGCAAAATAAAAACGATCATCACCTGGTGTTTTATGTTCTGGATTTGGGTTTAAATTTTGTTGTGAAGAAAGCGGACTATACCATAAATGGAGAAGCCAATTTTCTGATGGGATTGCCCGTTTTGTCCAAGTATAACATCAACTGTGCCAACGAAAAGGATGCACACGACGAGATCAACCCATTTGTGCTTATAGGATTCCAGGACTACCTTTTAGTTAAAGACATGAGCGGGCTCTTTAGCTTGAAAGTTCAAATCCCTAAACGGGCCGAAGAAAGCAGCCAAAAAGTTTCGATAATTTCATCTGCTATACAAATGCTCAAGAATAGcttcttcattcttttACAGTCAAACTTAGGTGACTTGTACCGACTGACCATTGAAGCGAATGAAGAGGACAGAAACAGACCCGTTGTCTCAATCTCTTACTTCGACACAATATTTCAGGCAGAAAAGCTGCATATCTTCAGAAATGGGTATCTTTATGCTAATTCAGAGCTGAATGACAACTATTTATTTCAATTCGACAGCCTGGGTGATGACAATACTGAGATTTTAAGCTCGCGCGATCCCAAGGAACAATTATTCTTCAAGCCATCGAAGACTTTAAAGAATATCAGCATTGTATCGCATAGAAAAAATCTCAATCCATTGCTGACCACTCAAGTACTCAAAGCCCACCCACTTATGATAGCAGCTGGCACAACCTCGAAATCGAGGCTATTATCAAACGGTGTAAACTTCGAAGAACAAATCTCGTCCCCCTTGCCGCCGGGGGCTCAGGATCTATGGACGATAAAACCATCTGGTCAGTCCTTTCACAAATTGCTGTTTTTGGGTTTTTCGAAGTCGACTATGGTATTGAAAATCGATGAAGGATCCATCGAGGAATTGAGCATACCTCAGAATCCATTCAAGCTAAACGGAGATCGGACAGTTTTAGTAGCGACATTGGGTTATCGATCAACCATTCAGGTGTGCGAAAATGAACTTCGACAGGTCGTGCCTAGcggcgatgagatgaacCAATTTTCTTTAAAACTGGAGTGGTTTCCTCCCGCGGGAATTCGTATTGTGACAGCAACTAGTTCCGAAACGCAACTTTGCCTAGGTTTATCTAACAATGAGCTTGTTTACTTTGAGATAAGCGAGCAGACTGACGCTCTACATGAATCACAGAACAGAATAGAAATTGAGGAGCCCATAAGCATCGTGGCGATGAGCGCTTCGCGACGAAGCGACTTTCTGGCTGTTGGTACGAAGGACTCTACTGTAGAAATTgtctctttgaaaatgTCAGACACGGAAGAATTTATGGAAGTTGTTTCGATACAGACGCTGCTTGCGCCAGTCAATAGCCTGCGGGTTATAGAGAATAAGGACTTAGAACTGCATATTGGATTACAAAATGGTGTCTACTATCGTTCAAAAATAAATAGGCATGATGGGCAAATTTACGACGTCAGAACGAAATTCATAGGACCCAAGCCAATTGTCCTCTCGTCTCTTAAGTCTACATCGCTCAGTTTGACTTCAGATAAAgaggatgatgaggaagaaaacgCAGAAGGGAACGAGGACAGCACTGATGATAAATGCCATTGTGTAGTACTTCACTGTACAAAGACCTGGATTAGTTACACCAAAAACAAGCTACTCAATATTCGTCCGGTGCTTTTCTCCCGCCTAAGTGGCCTATCGACTCTATGTGAATTTGTTGCTGAGGAGACCAGTATTAATGTTTGCTGTGCAATCAGCTCGTCGGGCTCTCTAGTGATTGGAAGATTGACCGATTTTGTTTGCAGACAGAAATGGTTTCAAGTAACAGACACTCCCTTGGAAAGGATTTTAGGCAAGGAAGCTGATAAAGAGAGCGATAGCACTAAGGGTGGAGACGAAGTGGagggagatgaagaggacgagaacgaggaagaggaggaagaagaaagcctCACGCTACAATGGCATACATATGACAGGACCAAGTTTCTAGCATTTCCTGAGGATAGGGGActtttcctgcagctcGAGAGCTCAAGTACACAAAATGGAGCTCGAATAAGTATAAGCAAGAACCAGCAGCGATATCAAAGCGCCCAAGGTtgtgaaattttcaagactCTACCGAATATCAATGTCTTGGCGGCATCATTAGTCAAATTTGCAAGCAATGTCGATCATCTTGTGATATCATCCAGAGATGGAGTACTTCACACGTTTGAAATCTCGCTTGATAAAGGCAAATGCCAATTTAATTTGAGAGCGATTCATGAAACCGTGATAGAAGGCCAAGTGCGTGCTATGATTCCTTTCGCTGATAAGCTATTAGTTCCTGCTTTCGGCAGTCTAATTTTGTTCGGATTAGGTAAAAAGCAGTTGTTGAAACAATCCATCTCGGAAACTACTCTCTCGATGACCAAAGTCACCGCTCTTGCAAACTGGCGAAATGAACGGATTGCAGTCGGAGACGGCCATGAATCTGTGACTCTCTTCGTCTTTGATAAAACAAAGAAGTCTTTTGTTCCCATTGCCGATGACACCATTAAAAGACATACTATATCTCTAGCTTTTCTCGATCCTTCGACAATATTGGGCGGCGACAGGTTTGGTAACATATGGACCTTGAGATTGAGCAAGGAATATGAAGGCATGATATCAACATCTCTTCCACCTGTGGTCGAAAGAATGCAACAGCTACcgtctttgaagaggaaagctCCTAATATTATGGAGTGTCCTTTCAAGCTTACTCAAACTAACATGTTCTACATTAACGATATAGCGATGGATTTTCACGTTTTACAATCTGTTCAGATGTCTGATAGGCCAGCCATAATATACTCCGGATTACAGGGAACTATAGGCTGTCTGACTCCGTTGCTATCCAAGGCAGAAATAACTAAGTTGAAGACCATCGAAACCGTTATGAGTGAAGCTGATGACAAATTTTACATGAAGCACGAGATTGAGAGGCGAGGAAATGAGGCACCTACAGCTGTGGAAGACGCCGAGATTGGAGCTCTGCGTGCAAGTCACAACGGCATCCCTGAGGGTTCAAATTCCATCGTTGGCAGGGAACAATCAAGATACAGAGGCTATTATGCACCGGTAAGAAACGTGATTGACGGTGACCTCTGCGAGAGATTTCTAGATCTTCTCCCGGCAGAACAGAGCTTCCTCTGTGCCGAATTAAAGACTCTACAGCCTGATGCTGTGGTCCGGAGTCTAAACGACATTAGGACTAACTATATGTAATTCATAGAATATCATCGCAACACTCCAACTTAGTCCATAGACATTCCTCCACGGTACAACTCCTTCGGTATCATGCCGTTCTCCAGATGTTCGAAGAGTAATAAAACATTTGGAGGCACGACTTTTCCGAACCACAAGCAGTTCAGCAGGTATTTTCCCAGCTTATCCTTAGAAGGATAACTATTGTATAAGATAACGTTACCGGCGTACTTGTGACCGCCGATATGCGAAATCAACCCAACATTCTTGTTCCGACCCAGGCCCCTGTCTTCAATCACTTTTATCAAATCCTGGCCAATTAGACCACACctttgatctctttggTAGTGCCCACACACCAGGATCCAGTCCTTTCTGCTCGTTTTATAATCAAATAGGTCTTCATGAGGGTCTGATCCTCGCAAACTCCCGGCTTCTGGTAGGATCTGAACGTTGTCAGCGCCTCTTAAGTAGTCATTGAAGCTAGGTTTGTGATCGACTGATTGGTTCACTCTGCCACCACCTATAAAATGCGCAAAGTCCTCAATCTGTCGCTCATGGATGGCATAAAGCTTGCTGTCTGGAAGAACAAATATGTGGGCGATTCGATCACTGTTCGTTTCCAGGGGCTTAATATCGCCGCTCACCATCGCCACAGCATTAACGAGAATACCTGAGCCGGACTGtgaatctttcaaatgctctttcaactttgaaatcaCGGAGTATGGCCATTGATTGTTCAATTCAAGCCTACTTTGCCACGCCGTCTTCCACTCCAACCTCTCTGGATTCCTATCCTGGGGAGAAATCACTAATAAGTGTTTCTGATAAAGTGGCACCTGTTTTGGCAGCTCAATTGAACTGTCTAATTGCTTATCCTGAGGCAAACTGGCGTTCATATCTTCGTAATAGCATTCACATTGCGACCTAAAATTTGCGTTGGGTGCCAAGACACCGTCAACAAATCTATACTGTCTATGATAGCAGGCTTTTGACCAGATTGCGAAGCCATATCGGCGGAACATCCCTTGCTGCAGCTTATTAACAGACATGAAGGTTGATTAGCGTTGATCATCGTAAATCACACTGAAAAATTGTACTATTGGACTGTATACAGTGTAATAGAAGGGAAACCGGGATAGCAATGAATTCTGGACCTTGTGGGATCTGTCAAGAGAAGCCTGCCAAGTACAGATGTCCGAAATGCTCGGTAAAATATTGTTC is part of the Torulaspora globosa chromosome 7, complete sequence genome and harbors:
- the RSE1 gene encoding U2 snRNP complex subunit RSE1 (ancestral locus Anc_1.497) gives rise to the protein MLVQESELYLYHLTLKRQSNYVHSCIGHFVEEKSSDKTKRPKDLQLCIATETHIELYDVADGALLKLAEVPIFATITAMESFRVENVRESFLAMVSDSGNLTIAKFNRRSNVDISLETLINHPMTRSQIRRTSPASFLKVDTFGRCILVSAVEKNKLCFVVNEGGDGSVMIQSPLEVIRPEVLTLDLVSCDVQYDNPCFASIEIDTLQNKNDHHLVFYVLDLGLNFVVKKADYTINGEANFLMGLPVLSKYNINCANEKDAHDEINPFVLIGFQDYLLVKDMSGLFSLKVQIPKRAEESSQKVSIISSAIQMLKNSFFILLQSNLGDLYRLTIEANEEDRNRPVVSISYFDTIFQAEKLHIFRNGYLYANSELNDNYLFQFDSLGDDNTEILSSRDPKEQLFFKPSKTLKNISIVSHRKNLNPLLTTQVLKAHPLMIAAGTTSKSRLLSNGVNFEEQISSPLPPGAQDLWTIKPSGQSFHKLLFLGFSKSTMVLKIDEGSIEELSIPQNPFKLNGDRTVLVATLGYRSTIQVCENELRQVVPSGDEMNQFSLKLEWFPPAGIRIVTATSSETQLCLGLSNNELVYFEISEQTDALHESQNRIEIEEPISIVAMSASRRSDFLAVGTKDSTVEIVSLKMSDTEEFMEVVSIQTLLAPVNSLRVIENKDLELHIGLQNGVYYRSKINRHDGQIYDVRTKFIGPKPIVLSSLKSTSLSLTSDKEDDEEENAEGNEDSTDDKCHCVVLHCTKTWISYTKNKLLNIRPVLFSRLSGLSTLCEFVAEETSINVCCAISSSGSLVIGRLTDFVCRQKWFQVTDTPLERILGKEADKESDSTKGGDEVEGDEEDENEEEEEEESLTLQWHTYDRTKFLAFPEDRGLFLQLESSSTQNGARISISKNQQRYQSAQGCEIFKTLPNINVLAASLVKFASNVDHLVISSRDGVLHTFEISLDKGKCQFNLRAIHETVIEGQVRAMIPFADKLLVPAFGSLILFGLGKKQLLKQSISETTLSMTKVTALANWRNERIAVGDGHESVTLFVFDKTKKSFVPIADDTIKRHTISLAFLDPSTILGGDRFGNIWTLRLSKEYEGMISTSLPPVVERMQQLPSLKRKAPNIMECPFKLTQTNMFYINDIAMDFHVLQSVQMSDRPAIIYSGLQGTIGCLTPLLSKAEITKLKTIETVMSEADDKFYMKHEIERRGNEAPTAVEDAEIGALRASHNGIPEGSNSIVGREQSRYRGYYAPVRNVIDGDLCERFLDLLPAEQSFLCAELKTLQPDAVVRSLNDIRTNYM
- the AIM32 gene encoding Aim32p (ancestral locus Anc_1.498), which gives rise to MSVNKLQQGMFRRYGFAIWSKACYHRQYRFVDGVLAPNANFRSQCECYYEDMNASLPQDKQLDSSIELPKQVPLYQKHLLVISPQDRNPERLEWKTAWQSRLELNNQWPYSVISKLKEHLKDSQSGSGILVNAVAMVSGDIKPLETNSDRIAHIFVLPDSKLYAIHERQIEDFAHFIGGGRVNQSVDHKPSFNDYLRGADNVQILPEAGSLRGSDPHEDLFDYKTSRKDWILVCGHYQRDQRCGLIGQDLIKVIEDRGLGRNKNVGLISHIGGHKYAGNVILYNSYPSKDKLGKYLLNCLWFGKVVPPNVLLLFEHLENGMIPKELYRGGMSMD